One Mycolicibacterium goodii genomic region harbors:
- a CDS encoding sulfurtransferase produces MSLPADPSPTLSEYAHPERLVTADWLASNLGRPGLAIVESDEDVLLYDTGHIPGAVKIDWHTDLNDPHVRDYINGEQFAALMDRKGISRDDTVVIYGDKSNWWAAYALWVFTLFGHPDVRLLDGGRDLWVSHGRDTTLDVPTRQSSGYPVVERNDAPIRAFKADVLEILGKQPLIDVRSPQEYTGERTHMPDYPEEGALRGGHIPTAKSIPWGKAAKDNGQFRSRAELEELYGFLKPDDETVVYCRIGERSSHTWFVLTHLLGLPGVRNYDGSWTEWGNAVRVPVAVGPDPGSAP; encoded by the coding sequence GTGTCGCTGCCTGCAGATCCCAGCCCCACTCTCTCCGAATACGCCCACCCGGAACGCCTGGTGACCGCCGACTGGCTGGCCAGCAATCTGGGCCGGCCTGGTCTGGCCATCGTCGAGTCCGACGAGGACGTGCTGCTCTACGACACCGGGCACATCCCCGGTGCGGTGAAGATCGACTGGCACACCGACCTCAACGACCCGCACGTGCGCGACTACATCAACGGCGAGCAGTTCGCGGCGTTGATGGACCGCAAGGGCATCAGCCGCGACGACACCGTCGTCATCTACGGCGACAAGAGCAACTGGTGGGCCGCGTACGCCCTGTGGGTCTTCACGCTGTTCGGCCACCCGGACGTGCGCCTGCTCGACGGTGGACGCGATCTGTGGGTCTCCCACGGCCGAGACACCACGCTCGACGTGCCGACGCGTCAGTCGAGCGGGTACCCGGTCGTCGAGCGCAACGACGCCCCGATCCGCGCGTTCAAGGCGGACGTGCTGGAGATCCTCGGGAAGCAGCCGCTGATCGACGTCCGCTCGCCGCAGGAGTACACCGGCGAACGGACCCACATGCCGGATTACCCGGAGGAGGGTGCGTTGCGGGGTGGCCACATCCCCACCGCGAAATCGATCCCGTGGGGCAAGGCCGCCAAGGACAACGGCCAGTTCCGCAGTCGCGCCGAGCTCGAGGAGCTGTACGGCTTCCTGAAGCCTGATGACGAGACCGTGGTGTACTGCCGCATCGGCGAGCGTTCCAGCCACACCTGGTTCGTGCTGACGCACCTGCTGGGCCTGCCGGGTGTCCGCAACTACGACGGCTCGTGGACCGAATGGGGCAACGCGGTGCGGGTGCCCGTAGCGGTCGGTCCGGATCCGGGTTCGGCGCCGTGA